A region from the Tachyglossus aculeatus isolate mTacAcu1 chromosome 5, mTacAcu1.pri, whole genome shotgun sequence genome encodes:
- the LOC119928425 gene encoding major prion protein, producing the protein MGKIPLSYWILAVSVVTWSAGALAKKPKPRPGGGWNTGGSRYPGQPANPGGWGHPQGGGAGWGHPQGGGAGWGHPQGGGAGWGHPQGGGYNKYKPDKPKTSMKHVAGAAAAGAVVGGLGGYMLGSAMSRPPMHFGNDYEDRYYRENQYRYPNQVYYRPVDQYGSQDGFVRDCVNITVTQHTVTTTEGKNFNETDVKIMTRVVEQMCVNQYQAEYRARSGVTLLSSPSAIGLLSFLLFLVVG; encoded by the coding sequence ATGGGGAAGATCCCCCTGAGCTACTGGATCCTGGCCGTCTCCGTGGTCACCTGGAGCGCCGGAGCCCTGGCCAAGAAGCCCAAACCCCGGCCCGGAGGAGGCTGGAACACCGGTGGCAGCCGCTACCCGGGCCAGCCGGCCAACCCCGGGGGTTGGGGTCACCCCCAGGGTGGGGGGGCCGGCTGGGGTCACCCCCAAGGTGGGGGGGCCGGCTGGGGTCACCCCCAGGGCGGGGGGGCCGGCTGGGGTCACCCCCAGGGCGGCGGCTATAATAAATACAAGCCGGACAAGCCCAAGACCAGCATGAAGCACGTGGCCGGGGCCGCAGCGGCCGGGGCGGTGGTGGGCGGCCTGGGGGGCTACATGCTCGGCAGCGCTATGAGCCGGCCCCCCATGCACTTCGGCAACGACTACGAGGATCGCTACTACCGGGAGAACCAGTACCGCTACCCCAACCAGGTCTACTACCGGCCCGTCGACCAGTACGGCAGCCAGGACGGCTTCGTCCGCGACTGCGTGAACATCACCGTCACCCAGCACACCGTCACCACCACCGAGGGGAAGAACTTCAACGAGACCGACGTCAAGATCATGACCCGCGTCGTGGAGCAGATGTGCGTCAACCAGTACCAGGCCGAGTACCGGGCCCGCTCCGGCGTGACGCTCCTGTCCTCCCCGTCGGccatcggcctcctctccttcctgctcttCCTGGTGGTGGGCTAG